A stretch of Ipomoea triloba cultivar NCNSP0323 chromosome 11, ASM357664v1 DNA encodes these proteins:
- the LOC115996464 gene encoding O-acyltransferase WSD1-like — MECYLEGDDEVVLEPWPASPFSHYMNSSVLSFTIIAVLEIGVPIEDDDSVILSEIRDVFLPINPRFSSIMVAGKNGGKNWKPVKVNLKDHLKVPIFPVGKPLEFYDDCLSEYLTKIAMDPFPETRPLWEIHIFRYPTSNAAGNCIFKLHHSLGDGYSLMGALLSCLQRADNPALPLTFPRRERSGKDQGKNSNAVARAVKAVPRLLSGVVDTVTDFSWSVLKGSLIDDDKTAIHSKEDGVEFRPISVTTMPFSLYDLKQIKSSLNVTINDVISGILTYGLRLYMQETDRETCNAECTALVVFNTRAMGGYKSVSEMIKPNAEMPWGNRFTFLPFTIPKLHGESSNPLRFIYNAHRMVKRQRNSASVYLTSQLLEFSRKLRGPEATAQFIHGTIRNTSLTMTNMIGPVEETTLANHPVKGMYFAVSGAPLSLLVTMVSYVDKLRLTFVTEKDFIDVKKLKSCIESAFDEIFRLALNSSPPRPPSA; from the exons ATGGAGTGTTATTTAGAAGGAGATGATGAAGTAGTTCTGGAGCCATGGCCTGCTAGTCCCTTTTCGCACTACATGAACAGCTCTGTGTTGTCCTTCACCATTATTGCTGTTCTGGAAATAGGTGTTCCaattgaagatgatgattcagtcATCCTTTCTGAAATCAGGGATGTCTTTTTGCCCATTAATCCAAGGTTTTCCTCAATCATG GTGGCCGGGAAAAATGGTGGGAAGAATTGGAAACCGGTGAAAGTTAATCTCAAAGACCATCTCAAAGTCCCGATATTCCCCGTCGGGAAGCCGTTGGAATTCTACGACGATTGTTTGTCGGAGTATCTGACGAAGATAGCCATGGATCCATTCCCGGAAACCCGACCGTTATGGGAGATTCACATATTCCGGTACCCGACGAGCAATGCAGCCGGGAACTGTATCTTCAAGCTCCACCACTCTCTCGGAGACGGATACTCCTTGATGGGAGCTcttctttcttgccttcaacgGGCCGATAATCCGGCCCTGCCGTTGACGTTTCCCCGGCGGGAGAGGAGCGGAAAGGATCAAGGGAAGAATAGCAACGCCGTGGCCAGGGCGGTCAAGGCGGTGCCGAGGTTATTGTCCGGCGTTGTGGACACGGTGACGGATTTTTCCTGGAGTGTTCTGAAGGGCAGTTTGATTGACGACGACAAAACGGCGATTCATTCCAAGGAAGACGGCGTCGAGTTCCGTCCGATTTCCGTTACTACCATGCCGTTTTCGCTTTACGATCTCAAACAGATAAAATCCAGTCTTAACGTCACGATAAACGACGTGATTTCGGGGATACTAACGTACGGACTGAGATTATACATGCAGGAAACCGATAGAGAAACGTGTAACGCGGAATGTACGGCACTTGTGGTGTTCAACACCAGGGCGATGGGAGGTTATAAATCGGTGAGCGAAATGATCAAACCTAACGCGGAAATGCCATGGGGAAACCGGTTCACATTTCTCCCCTTCACGATACCCAAACTGCACGGCGAGTCGTCCAATCCCCTCCGGTTCATCTACAACGCCCACCGCATGGTGAAGCGGCAACGGAATTCCGCGTCCGTCTATCTCACCAGCCAGCTCCTCGAATTCTCCAGAAAGCTCAGGGGCCCTGAG GCAACTGCACAGTTCATACATGGAACGATAAGGAACACAAGCCTTACGATGACGAACATGATCGGTCCGGTGGAAGAAACCACCCTTGCTAACCATCCAGTAAAGGGCATGTACTTCGCCGTATCCGGCGCCCCTTTG AGTTTATTGGTGACGATGGTGAGCTACGTGGATAAACTTAGACTCACCTTTGTGACGGAGAAAGATTTCATAGATGTGAAGAAACTGAAGTCATGTATTGAGTCTGCTTTTGATGAAATCTTCAGATTAGCACTCAACTCTTCTCCACCTAGGCCACCATCtgcatga
- the LOC115995802 gene encoding O-acyltransferase WSD1-like: MEYYLEGDDEEILAPASPCSQYMNSSVLSLSIIAVLETSVPIEDDDSVILSEIRDVFLPINPRFSSIMVTGKNGEKNWKPVKVNVEDHLKVPIFPDGKPLEFYDNCLSEYLTKIAMDPFPETRPLWEIHIFRYPTSNAAGNCIFKLHHSLGDGYSLMGALLSCLKRADNTALPLTFPGREGSGKKQGKNSNAVAKAFKAVPRFLSGVIDTVTDFSWSFLKSSLIDDEKTAIHSQDDGVEFRPISVTTMAFSLYHLKQIKSSLNVTINDVISGILTYGTRLYMQETDRETCNAECTALVLFNTRAIGGYKSVSEMIKPNSEMPWGNRFTFLPFAIPKLRDGESSNPLRFIYNAHRMVKRQRNSASVYLTSQLLEFSRKLRGPEATAQYIRGTLRNTSFTTTNMIGPVEETTLVNYPVKGMYFAVAGAPQSLSVTMVSYVGKLRLAIVTEKDFIDGKKLKSCIESAFDEIFRLALKSSPPRPPSA; encoded by the exons ATGGAGTATTATTTAGAGGGagatgatgaagaaattctGGCGCCTGCTAGTCCCTGTTCGCAGTACATGAACAGCTCTGTGTTGTCCCTCTCCATTATTGCTGTTCTGGAAACAAGTGTTCCaattgaagatgatgattcagtcATCCTTTCTGAAATCAGGGATGTCTTTTTGCCCATTAATCCAAGGTTTTCCTCAATCATG GTGACCGGAAAAAATGGTGAGAAGAATTGGAAACCGGTGAAAGTTAATGTGGAAGACCATCTCAAAGTCCCGATATTCCCCGACGGGAAGCCGTTGGAATTCTACGACAATTGTCTGTCGGAGTATCTGACGAAGATAGCCATGGATCCATTCCCGGAAACCCGACCGTTATGGGAGATTCACATATTCCGGTACCCGACGAGCAACGCAGCGGGGAACTGTATCTTCAAGCTCCACCACTCGCTCGGAGACGGTTACTCCTTGATGGGAGCTCTTCTTTCTTGCCTTAAACGGGCTGATAATACGGCGCTGCCCCTGACGTTTCCCGGCCGGGAAGGGAGCGGGAAAAAGCAGGGGAAGAATAGCAACGCCGTGGCCAAGGCGTTTAAGGCGGTGCCGAGGTTTTTGTCCGGCGTGATCGACACGGTGACGGATTTTTCCTGGAGTTTTCTGAAGAGCAGTTTGATTGACGACGAGAAAACGGCGATTCATTCCCAGGATGACGGCGTCGAGTTCCGTCCCATCTCCGTTACTACCATGGCGTTTTCGCTTTACCATCTCAAACAGATAAAATCCAGTCTTAACGTCACGATCAACGACGTGATTTCGGGGATACTAACGTACGGGACGAGATTATACATGCAGGAAACCGACAGAGAAACATGTAACGCGGAATGCACGGCGCTGGTTCTGTTCAACACCAGGGCGATCGGCGGTTATAAGTCGGTGAGCGAAATGATCAAACCTAACTCGGAAATGCCATGGGGAAACCGGTTCACGTTTCTCCCCTTCGCGATTCCCAAACTGCGGGACGGCGAGTCGTCCAATCCACTCCGGTTCATCTACAACGCCCACCGCATGGTGAAGCGGCAACGGAATTCCGCGTCCGTCTATCTCACCAGCCAGCTCCTCGAATTCTCCAGAAAGCTCAGGGGCCCTGAG GCGACTGCACAGTACATACGTGGAACGTTAAGGAACACAAGCTTTACCACGACGAACATGATCGGTCCGGTGGAAGAAACCACGCTTGTTAACTATCCAGTAAAGGGCATGTACTTCGCCGTGGCCGGCGCCCCTCAG AGTTTATCGGTGACGATGGTGAGCTATGTGGGAAAATTGAGACTCGCCATTGTGACAGAAAAAGACTTTATAGATGGGAAGAAACTGAAGTCATGTATTGAGTCTGCTTTTGATGAAATCTTCAGATTAGCACTCAAGTCTTCTCCACCTAGGCCACCATCtgcatga
- the LOC115995678 gene encoding dihydroorotase, mitochondrial isoform X1 — translation MMKAISFPCKALIFPVSKFSGQNQRKANRVRMELSITQPDDWHLHLRDGDLLEAVVSHSARNFGRAIIMPNLKPPVTTTAAAVAYRDSILKALPPNSNFMPLMTLYLTDTTSPLEIKQARQSGVVYAVKLYPAGATTNSQDGVTDLFGKCLPVLEEMVEQNMPLLVHGEVTSPEVDVFDREKVFIETVLGPLVQRLPQLKIVMEHVTTLDAVKFVESCREGSVAATVTPQHLVLNRNSLFQGGLQPHNYCLPVLKREIHRQAIVSAVTSGSKRFFLGTDSAPHDRKKKECPCGCAGIYNSTVALSVYAKVFEEAGALDKLEAFTSFNGPDFYGLPRNTTKIKLTKTPWKVPKSYSYASGDVIPMFAGETLDWQPFSL, via the exons ATGATGAAGGCCATATCGTTTCCCTGCAAG GCATTGATTTTTCCTGTTTCTAAATTTAGTGGGCAAAACCAGAGGAAAGCAAATAGAGTGAGAATGGAGCTCTCAATTACACAACCTGATGATTGGCATCTTCATCTCCGTGATGGTGACCTTCTTGAAGCGGTTGTCTCTCACAg TGCACGTAACTTCGGGAGGGCAATCATCATGCCAAATCTGAAGcctcctgtcaccaccactgctgcAGCTGTTGCATACCGGGATTCCATCTTAAAAGCATTGCCTCCTAATTCTAATTTTATGCCCCTTATGACACTATATTTGACAGATACAACAAGTCCTCTTGAAATTAAACAAGCCA GGCAAAGTGGAGTAGTATATGCTGTAAAACTTTATCCTGCTGGTGCTACAACAAATTCTCAGGATGGTGTCACTGATCTTTTTGGAAAATGTTTGCCAGTTCTTGAGGAAATGGTTGAGCAAAATATGCCTCTTCTG GTCCATGGAGAGGTAACTAGCCCAGAGGTCGATGTATTTGATCGAGAAAAGGTATTCATTGAGACGGTTTTAGGCCCTTTGGTTCAGAGACTTCCACAGTTGAAGATTGTGATGGAGCACGTCACCACCTTGGATGCTGTGAAGTTTGTAGAATCTTGCCGTGAAG GATCTGTTGCAGCCACTGTCACTCCACAACATCTTGTTCTAAACAGGAATTCTTTGTTTCAAGGGGGACTGCAGCCACACAATTACTGTCTTCCTGTACTTAAAAGAGAGATCCATA GACAAGCTATTGTCTCGGCAGTGACGAGTGGCAGCAAACGATTTTTCCTCGGAACTGATAGCGCCCCACATGATcgaaagaagaaagaatgtcCATGTGGATGCGCTGGTATTTACAACTCTACCGTAGCCTTGTCAGTGTACGCAAAGGTTTTCGAGGAG GCTGGTGCCCTCGACAAGCTTGAAGCATTTACAAGCTTTAACGGACCAGATTTCTATGGCCTCCCGAGgaacacaacaaaaattaaactgaCTAAAACTCCATGGAAGGTACCAAAATCGTATTCTTATGCATCCGGTGACGTGATCCCCATGTTTGCTGGTGAAACATTGGATTGGCAGCCATTCTCTCTATAA
- the LOC115995678 gene encoding dihydroorotase, mitochondrial isoform X2, producing MELSITQPDDWHLHLRDGDLLEAVVSHSARNFGRAIIMPNLKPPVTTTAAAVAYRDSILKALPPNSNFMPLMTLYLTDTTSPLEIKQARQSGVVYAVKLYPAGATTNSQDGVTDLFGKCLPVLEEMVEQNMPLLVHGEVTSPEVDVFDREKVFIETVLGPLVQRLPQLKIVMEHVTTLDAVKFVESCREGSVAATVTPQHLVLNRNSLFQGGLQPHNYCLPVLKREIHRQAIVSAVTSGSKRFFLGTDSAPHDRKKKECPCGCAGIYNSTVALSVYAKVFEEAGALDKLEAFTSFNGPDFYGLPRNTTKIKLTKTPWKVPKSYSYASGDVIPMFAGETLDWQPFSL from the exons ATGGAGCTCTCAATTACACAACCTGATGATTGGCATCTTCATCTCCGTGATGGTGACCTTCTTGAAGCGGTTGTCTCTCACAg TGCACGTAACTTCGGGAGGGCAATCATCATGCCAAATCTGAAGcctcctgtcaccaccactgctgcAGCTGTTGCATACCGGGATTCCATCTTAAAAGCATTGCCTCCTAATTCTAATTTTATGCCCCTTATGACACTATATTTGACAGATACAACAAGTCCTCTTGAAATTAAACAAGCCA GGCAAAGTGGAGTAGTATATGCTGTAAAACTTTATCCTGCTGGTGCTACAACAAATTCTCAGGATGGTGTCACTGATCTTTTTGGAAAATGTTTGCCAGTTCTTGAGGAAATGGTTGAGCAAAATATGCCTCTTCTG GTCCATGGAGAGGTAACTAGCCCAGAGGTCGATGTATTTGATCGAGAAAAGGTATTCATTGAGACGGTTTTAGGCCCTTTGGTTCAGAGACTTCCACAGTTGAAGATTGTGATGGAGCACGTCACCACCTTGGATGCTGTGAAGTTTGTAGAATCTTGCCGTGAAG GATCTGTTGCAGCCACTGTCACTCCACAACATCTTGTTCTAAACAGGAATTCTTTGTTTCAAGGGGGACTGCAGCCACACAATTACTGTCTTCCTGTACTTAAAAGAGAGATCCATA GACAAGCTATTGTCTCGGCAGTGACGAGTGGCAGCAAACGATTTTTCCTCGGAACTGATAGCGCCCCACATGATcgaaagaagaaagaatgtcCATGTGGATGCGCTGGTATTTACAACTCTACCGTAGCCTTGTCAGTGTACGCAAAGGTTTTCGAGGAG GCTGGTGCCCTCGACAAGCTTGAAGCATTTACAAGCTTTAACGGACCAGATTTCTATGGCCTCCCGAGgaacacaacaaaaattaaactgaCTAAAACTCCATGGAAGGTACCAAAATCGTATTCTTATGCATCCGGTGACGTGATCCCCATGTTTGCTGGTGAAACATTGGATTGGCAGCCATTCTCTCTATAA
- the LOC115995679 gene encoding transcription factor bHLH162-like yields MEKAGQPSGTARADLVQKTPVLSGRGPKLERKYVEKNRRNQLKGLYNQLFSLVPSSQETLPLPDQVDVTINYIKTMKEKLEKMKHEREELMMMKKKAQSRKMHSCASSLSSHLHHHVEPHPQIHIHEMGPAMAVVFITGLDNVATFNDIIRVVRGEEGVEVTSASFQLHGNSTLQIVGEPVGKWAVSNGAAGAITSVSKKLKEMISGATSTETESSSRLELWDYDIENEVWGFDVVAPLQHNIEQY; encoded by the exons ATGGAAAAGGCCGGGCAGCCATCTGGGACGGCCCGAGCGGATCTGGTACAAAAGACACCGGTGTTGAGTGGGCGTGGCCCGAAACTGGAAAGGAAATATGTGGAGAAGAACAGGAGGAATCAGTTGAAGGGGCTGTATAACCAACTGTTCTCCCTTGTCCCGTCGTCCCAG GAAACTTTGCCATTGCCTGATCAAGTAGACGTAACAATCAATTACATAAAGACAATGAAAGAGAAGTTGGAGAAGATGAAGCATGAGAGAGAAgagctgatgatgatgaagaagaaggcgCAGAGCAGAAAAATGCACAGTTGTGCATCGTCGTTGTCAagtcatcttcatcatcatgtGGAGCCTCATCCTCAGATTCACATTCACGAGATGGGTCCGGCCATGGCGGTCGTTTTCATCACTGGGCTCGACAACGTTGCCACGTTCAATGACATTATTCGAGTGGTCCGAGGAGAAGAAGGTGTTGAAGTTACCAGCGCCAGTTTTCAACTCCACGGTAACTCTACGTTGCAGATTGTCGGTGAACCG GTTGGGAAATGGGCAGTGAGTAACGGAGCTGCCGGAGCAATAACGTCAGTGTCAAAGAAACTAAAAGAAATGATAAGTGGGGCGACAAGCACCGAAACGGAGTCATCATCACGACTAGAGTTATGGGATTATGATATTGAAAATGAAGTGTGGGGATTTGATGTAGTAGCACCACTGCAACATAATATCGAACAATATTGA